CGGACCAGAGGAGGTGGTGGATCCAGAGGAGGACCTCTACAAGAAAACCTGCACCACCTGCGGACATGAACTCACCTACGAGAAGATGTagacacactcgcacacacactaaGACTGTTACAGGTTCAGTCTACAAGGACATGTTTGGTGCTTCTGCGGGgaaccctctctccctccagtcgtattctgtttttctatttttcttctgctatttttttgtttttgtagctcATTAATAAAACACTCCATCCAGACCACATACAAAATCCCTTGTAGGTCAGTAGCAGTTTCTATTTTAAACAGCCATTACTGACCTCAGCTTAACAGCCACTGCCTATTGCtactcttcctctttcttttatAGCGTGTAGAGATCGAGAAACTTGAAAATACCGCCTTATGTAAAATACTGAATTGCGGGGCCCACTTCATGACTGGCTGAATCCAAATGTCCACCTGCCAGACTTGTTTTAAGTTCACGTCTCATCACCTTTGTGGCCATATTCAACTCAGCAGCATTACGGGAACCTCCTCCTCACTCAACTTTCTCTCACCATTCACACTATAGTTTTGAAATCGGACAAAGATGTATGATACAGTACATCGACCTCATTCTGGTCTGAAGCTGCTGGGAAACAGACATGATCAGAGCTGATCTTTCAGTATTTGGTGTCAGCTGTAAAGAGACGAGCCATCATTATCCAGATATTCACTTGGTGATATTAAAGGACTGGTGCTGTGGGTTTGCTCAGGAGTTATTCTGATAATTTTATCAAAAGACTGATATcgaaaatgtgtaaaacatgtttacatctTTTGTAAAATGAAATTTTTTTGTGTCAAGTAAAAGTTGTGTTTAAAAGTTTCATTCCTTCATTCATCTTAGAATTAAAGTATCCTGGCTGACGTTGTTCAGCACACTTTGCAGTGGTGGTGTGGTAAGTCAGCCACACCTACAGTGCttctttttattgtaatttagAAAGTGTAGACATTTCTTAAAATGGTCCTGGTCAGgtttgcattttaaattttttGTGTAAGCTGCAGATTTCTTGATACATCACTTCAGATATTTTAACGTTAACTATTATCATATATACAATCCCATTTGTGGAGTGGACCTGTTGTGAAACCGAAGCCACTTTGTCAAAAGTAAATCCAgggttgtgtttatttgtttcaacaaaaacgCCTGTTCCCGTCAAACAGAAAGGTTCACAACTTGTCCCCTCTTCACTGTTTTAAAGAACAATAAAGGAAATAAGAGCAAATAAAAGCCAAAATGCATGCGACTTACAGCTTTTCAGTAATGTGCCCCATAGTGTTATATTACTTGCGATAGTTCATCTTTTGTGCTGTTGAATAATAAAGTAATTGGCAAAACAATCTATCTCCAtagcagctactaaatggacagCATAGTGAGAAGAATAAACTTTCAATCTCAACATTTAAGCCAGCATGGATGAGAAGTCCTGACTCCAGAACAGCTGGAACatgtgagattgttttgccaCCTGCTTCttccaagatcaagaatgaacaATTTCAAAAAAAGTAATTGTTTTGAGATAGCGAAGcgtaataaaacaaatgttaacTGTTGGAGGCTGCTGATCTGGTGTCAGTAATAATATGATCGTGTTAACTCTACAAAAGGTCCACAGCCTGGCAGTTGAGACTGCTGTAAACCCCCGCAGTCTCAAGCTTGTAGACGACCGCACAGCGCAGATCATTGTCTCCTGACGTGTCCACAGAGATTATTCTGAACATCTCGTATGGAGGAATCAGCACTTCATCCTCATCTGAGTCAAACTCTGTGTAGGACTTGAGGTAGGCACCGAAACATGTGTGTATCTCAAAGCAGGACCTCCGTCCAAAGTGACGCAGGTCCTTGTTGAGGGAGCTGGAGGCGAATGAGCCAAAGCGGATGATTTGTCCAGGTTCCCCGATGAAGAGCAGGTTGCTTCTCCGGTAGCTGGTGAGGCAGCTTCTTTGGTTGACTTTTAGGAGCCTGATGGCGTCCGACAGCAGGAAGTGGAGCGCGTGGAATTCAAACGAGGTCTTGTAGGAGGCCTTCCCCTTTCGGACTGCTGGGTTTAATATGTCATATGCCCCCGCCGTGTAGGCACACAGAGCGCTGAAGTGATTCCAGGACAGCGTGTCATAGGTGTCCATAGCCTTCATGGATCTGAGGGCACACTGCTTGGTGTATGTGGAGTTCAGACCTTCCCTGGAGCTCCTCGGGAGGTAGTGACGTTTCACTTTGATCAGCATCCTTTGGGAGCAGCTGTAATACATGTCGTCGACAGAGTCCGGAGACAAGCTCAGGGGGATTGTGATGAGCCTGGACAGACCTGAAGGGACCTGCACGAAGGCACCAGATGCCTTCAGTGAggcatttgtggttttctgcACAGCAGCCTGGATGGAGATGTTCTGAACATCTTCAGGTGCTAAAGATGGGTCCACTGTAGCCTCCTGTGGAGAAGATGTCTCAACATCCACCTTTTGGACATCAGAACTTTTCAAAGGGGCCTCTATGGTACTCTGCTCAGGCAACTGTAGGAAAATAAGAGTTTATCGAGATAAGAGTCAACACcaaatgcattttaaacaaTAACAAAGCTACATTGGTTCAAATAGGTTTAATGAAAAGGGGAAATCATCTATTAAATCTGCACAAAGTGAAAGTTAACATGAAAATGCACTTGTCTTATCTATCTAAATCAGGCTGCAGTATAATCAGTCCTGTCCTCTTCATCTAAAACCAGGGCTGATGTTAAGGACACTGATGTCATATCCTCTGTAATCTGTCGGGGAGTTGGGAGTTTATGGTCTACAATATAATGCTAATATTTAGTGGATTATTTTAGGCAGTTCcagtgattttcttttacacCTAATGCAGATAAACGTGGCTACTTCCAggccaacaaaaaacaaataaaggatTCAGTATTTCCCAACGGATGTTTTTCCCCGCAGTATGTGGAAAGCTTTAAAAGGGACACTCCAGCTATTTAGCAATGCCCTTCCATAAAGTTGAGTGACTCACAAGAgacaaattaagaaaataataataatggaagtAGGGGAGGCTTAGATATCCTGACTGGATGCtccatttcccataatgcaactcgatAGTGTTTTTCATGAGACCCTCCATGCTGATGTCTTTCAAATTCAatgcccccagtttgtaacgcagtCTTTCTGTTATAAGTGTGAAGTCTCCAAGCCCAAGCCTACTTTTTCAAAAAGACATTATAAAAACTACATTCACAGGAGAAGTACACTGCATGACAACTGGCCAATATGTGTAAATTTGTGTATTCGgcggagtgcccctttaaaacTACATCTAGGTCTTcatgttacaaaataaaatgtactacAATATAATTGAACAGTTAACAGTTGGATCCATCAAATCTATGACAGATCCAAATAATCAGAACATTTCACAGACTTTACTTTGTTACCTGGTCAAAATGTTGTGTGGAAGGGCCTAAAATCTAGGCTATGACCTGAATTGAGACCACATAGTTTTTCCAAATTTGCAAAGCTGCTCTCACCAATTTTAGATCTTTAGCCTCTCATGCATTTGGTATAAAACGTCACTGTCTGTCTAGTCGACATGTTACTACATTATGGGGTTTTGAGGGAGGCATTTCAAAACTTGCCTTTGGAACCGGTGAACCAGCAAGCATCAGCATAActcattcaaataaatgacacaCTTTGCTATTCAGGGTACAAAGCTGTGTATCAGTAGATATTGTTGCATATGTTACCTTATGTATTTGTTATCTTACCGTCTTTGCAATCAGAGGTCTCATCCTtccacagaggcagcagaggacaATAAACAGACCATATTTAGACATGATTGAAGATgcctgaaaagaaaacaagttatTTTTTGTTCCAGTgtattaaaatacataaatcacAGTAtaataatcaatacatttgaTCTCACCAGTAACTGTGCAGCAGGTGCTGTAACTGTCGGAGCCAGTGAGGTCTTTGGTCTGTATGGTGCCAGTCGTCTCTTATCAGAGCTGCTGTGGGCGTGTACAGAGCAGGGGTGGGTTCAGGGAGTAAAAACCAccaacctgtcaatcaaaacctCCACATATGTAGTTACCGAGGGTTTTCCCAGGTGAAAGGCTCAAGTGGTATACACCCTTGCAGATAGTTTCGATTTTACATTCCCAGGTTACGACATGCCCGTGtgaaaaaacattgtttatcaGAAATAGTATGAAAACTGCTTACAGTGTGCACTAAGTGTGTAATAAGGAAACTGTTTCTGCAATaagatgttgctgttgatttgAAGTGTCGCTTTTCAATGCTTTGAGTACCACAAACCAAATAGGTTGAAGCTTTGCTGTATCTGCATGGCTATTAGACAATTTAAGACTAACTACTTTAGGGTCAAATGTAAAAGTAGTCGACCAGCCAGAAGCGGGTGGTTAGTTATAGCCATGGCAGCtaacaaaagcattttaaagCAACCGTAAGCAATATTATTGACTTATAATTTCGGTTGAAGTAACTCAGTAAAACAGAAGTAACTAATTTTGAACGTTGCACatctaacaatatttaattgaagggctccttttaaaaaaaaaaaaaaaaaaaaaaaacatgtctgagcACTCACCCCTTgatatttagtttaaaaaaatataaataaaaaattgacCTACCTGaattgtctttaaaaaaactggactgAATTAAAAGGGCAGGTGCTCAGACATTTTTTGAAGGAGCTCTTCAAGTCgatattgttagtggcatgcaatcctcaaaatgtgttatttcaaccaaaatgaattcaataatattgcctactcTAGTTTTAATGTTTGAAGACTACAATGCACTAGCTTTTGAATATCTACCTCTAAAAGGCCATGAGTAAGCATAAGTTAGGCTGAAATTGTCTCTTTTCCTTGTAAGTGAAACAGCTGGGTTTGCATTTTAGTAAAGTCAAAGCTAAAACCCAATTTCAGAGAATCATCCTTGTGAAATATGCATCTGACCAAGAGTCCCTTTCTTTGGAAAGTACCCGTTTGCACGATTAtcctttcacttttctttgcaAGTCATAGCTCAGGAAACGTACAAATCCAAGTCAAGCAAAGAGTTCACTGACTTTTAAATACTTAACTTGAAAATaaaccctttcatgcatgaattatgacagccagagtcaggatttttttcctaagtgtttttatttccctttaggcatgaaaaaaagaaatttaagttgatttttatcaaatgttaatttttcaaagttcttcacatgtgCACAGCGTGcatttgagttttcaactgaagaaacaccaatgaataaaatggaaattttaacaattgtattactccttagttgttacattttatttacctgcaagggtctcctacaATAAACGGATTGGCAAGGTactcctgagctgctcagcgtttctggccttctgttggccatcttggttttgagacatttgtgttgcacttacaatggctggccagtgggtggcagtgtatgggatgacacactagcgtccactgtggtggttgatgtgcaactataccattaaaacccatgcatatacaagaaaacagcttttgaatagctgtccactgtagtgaccactatgcaTGTCGGGGTTAAAGTCAGTCACCAGTTTAACAGACAAAATGTCATGCCTTTTATTACTGACCAATTTTGGTCAGTTAATAACTGGCGCATTCATAAAGTGACCACAGTATGTAAAAGCTTTTGTTGCAACTGCCAGGTTGTAAATTTTAACAATGTGTCTTGTGTCCATGTTGGTCATACGACTCATTTACACTTGTTACAAATATACATGTAGTGACTGtactttacatttatttattttcaatgaatTAAACACATACAATAATAAAGTTTAGGTTTAAAATTCGAAGGTTCTCTGAACATCAGAGGTCTTAAACACAAATGCATCCTCTGTAGTGTCAACCTTGACTCCCTCGATCTCCCCCtaggaagagggggaaaaaaaaaaaaaaaaaaaagttaatttcaaatacaaaaaaacaaaaacaacattgagCTCCTCTACCAAGAGTGCTATAAGGGCTCCCTCACCTTCAGACAAGGAAGCTTAATGAATCAagttttcaattaaattttacaaagttaaacttttaaagctgcatgaagAAACCCCTTGAAAATAATCTGCTCACACATCAAGTTGACAAACTTTAAATGtcctcttaaaaaaaaaaaaaaagtagataaTTTGTCATCGTTTAGCTACTTACATCACCAAAGTACTTCTCTATGAGGTTATGTGCAGCCTGGTACACCATTTCGTTTTCATGGTTCTGCAGCATCTCAATGCGGTCCAGTCCTCCCAGCTCTTCGACCAAAAGGCTAAGTTTCTCCGTCTCACCGAGCTTCTCTGCTGcctgaaatgtaatttacagCAACTGAACATCTGTGCATTTTAAGTACTGGGTCAAACTGTAGAAGGTTTTAGAccaattaaatgtaaatatttaattgcCACTGCCCCCTCACCATGAAGATGTTGTTGATGGCATCCAGTATAACCAGAATGACTTTAGAGTCTTTGACCTGCAGCAGGTTGATGATGGCCTCTAGAGCTCCACTCTGCACCAGATGGACCACCTGCTCCACAGTGCCCCCACTGGTGAAGTTTGTCACTGCCCACACAGCCTCCCTTTGAGTCTTGAAGTCTCCCTGAGAAGAAGTTGGCCATATGATTGTTTAACtgcttctcatgtaactctttAATAACATtacactaaactaaaaaaaaaaaaaaaacaagggtcCCAGCCATGTAAACCCACAGACTCGGAATGAGCGAATACTAGTGGTCTTCATGTTTTAACACTTAAGCTACAAGTTGTCAACATACTATGTGGCAGTGAATTACTTGTGAAAAGTCACCTTTCAGAATTTTGAAAATTGGGGAATATTTAATCTATTGTTAAACTAAAATGACTATTTGAAGGCTGCTGTATGTAACAAGTCAAAACAAGAATTATTCTGAATTTCTGGCAAAAAAAGTTCAGTAGCTCATTTAAATTTAGAATCAGACAACCTTTGAAACCAGTCCCTGCATTACAAGACTAAAAAAATAAGGGGTTCCCATCTTAAGTCCATTTAAAGCCGTTTCCAGTACCAGCATAGTG
The sequence above is a segment of the Enoplosus armatus isolate fEnoArm2 chromosome 2, fEnoArm2.hap1, whole genome shotgun sequence genome. Coding sequences within it:
- the LOC139302460 gene encoding NAD(P)(+)--arginine ADP-ribosyltransferase 1-like, which translates into the protein MSKYGLFIVLCCLCGRMRPLIAKTLPEQSTIEAPLKSSDVQKVDVETSSPQEATVDPSLAPEDVQNISIQAAVQKTTNASLKASGAFVQVPSGLSRLITIPLSLSPDSVDDMYYSCSQRMLIKVKRHYLPRSSREGLNSTYTKQCALRSMKAMDTYDTLSWNHFSALCAYTAGAYDILNPAVRKGKASYKTSFEFHALHFLLSDAIRLLKVNQRSCLTSYRRSNLLFIGEPGQIIRFGSFASSSLNKDLRHFGRRSCFEIHTCFGAYLKSYTEFDSDEDEVLIPPYEMFRIISVDTSGDNDLRCAVVYKLETAGVYSSLNCQAVDLL